A genome region from Cucurbita pepo subsp. pepo cultivar mu-cu-16 chromosome LG02, ASM280686v2, whole genome shotgun sequence includes the following:
- the LOC111789328 gene encoding dihydrolipoyllysine-residue acetyltransferase component 2 of pyruvate dehydrogenase complex, mitochondrial-like isoform X1 → MGYASQIVNHSKKLRGAPKLLRQASAVRWFSEDLQSSIVKKDEIWKIQGRGYQSSQKGAIRNLVNFNNRPHFLQCNRGVSMTTTSIGNPFSGSSLTKSKRGFSSGSGLPPHQEIGMPSLSPTMTEGNIARWLKKEGDKLSPGEVLCEVETDKATVEMECMEEGYLAKIIHGDGAKEIKVGEVIAVTVEDEEDIAKFKDYEPTSSSSGAGAAAAESSAPSSPKKEAVEEPVRSPEPKTVKQGPASDGERIFASPLARKLAEDNNVPISSVKGTGPDGSIVKADIEDYLASRGKESTTAPKAKDAAGAPLDYSDVPHTQIRKVTASRLLFSKQTIPHYYLSVDACVDRLMDLRNQLNALQEASGGKRLSVNDLVIKAAALALRKVPQCNSSWTDNYIRQYHNVNINVAVQTDNGLYVPVIRDADKKGLSSISEEVKKLAQKARENTLKPEDYEGGTFTVSNLGGPFGIKQFCAIINPPQSGILAVGSAEKRVIPGSGAEEFKFASFMSVTLSCDHRVIDGAIGAEWLKAFKGYIENPESMLL, encoded by the exons ATGGGTTATGCATCGCAAATTGTCAACCATTCGAAAAAG TTAAGAGGTGCTCCAAAGTTACTTCGGCAAGCAAGTGCCGTTCGCTGGTTTTCAGAGGATTTGCAGTCCTCTATTGTCAAAAAAGATG AAATTTGGAAGATCCAGGGCCGCGGTTACCAGTCTTCCCAAAAAGGGGCAATTAGGAACCTTGTCAACTTTAACAAC AGACCGCACTTTCTCCAATGTAATAGAGGTGTTTCAATGACGACAACCAGTATTGGGAATCCTTTTTCTGG CAGTTCACTGACAAAATCAAAGAGAGGTTTTTCCTCTGGCTCAG GTCTTCCCCCACATCAAGAGATTGGAATGCCTTCGCTTTCCCCTACGATGACAGAG GGCAACATTGCAAGGTGGTTGAAAAAAGAGGGAGATAAACTTTCTCCTGGGGAAGTGCTTTGTGAAGTTGAAACA GATAAAGCAACAGTGGAAATGGAATGCATGGAGGAAGGTTATCTTGCTAAGATAATTCATGGAGACGGAGCAAAGGAAATTAAAGTTGGCGAG GTAATTGCCGTTActgttgaagatgaagaggatATAGCGAAGTTTAAAGATTATGAACCCACTTCATCAAGTTCTGGTGCTGGTGCTGCAGCTGCTGAGTCATCTGCCCCTAGCTCACCCAAGAAAGAAGCAGTTGAGGAACCAGTTCGTTCACCCGAGCCAAAGACTGTTAAGCAGGGCCCTGCTTCTGATGGAGAGCGTATTTTTGCTAGTCCTCTGGCGAGAAAATTAGCAGAAGATAACAAT GTACCCATTTCAAGTGTCAAAGGAACAGGTCCTGATGGGAGCATTGTAAAGGCTGACATAGAAGATTACTTGG CTTCACGTGGTAAGGAATCAACCACAGCCCCCAAAGCCAAGGATGCAGCAGGTGCACCATTGGATTACAGTGATGTCCCACATACTCAAATAAGAAAG GTTACAGCATCACGATTACTGTTCTCAAAGCAAACCATTcctcattattatttatccgTAGATGCATGCGTTGACAGGCTCATGGA TTTGAGAAACCAGCTAAATGCATTACAAGAAGCATCTGGTGGAAAGAGGTTATCTGTTAATGATCTTGTTATTAAG GCTGCTGCCTTGGCTCTTAGGAAAGTCCCTCAATGCAACAGTTCATGGACGGACAATTATATTAGACA GTATCACAACGTGAATATTAATGTTGCAGTGCAGACTGACAACGGACTCTATGTTCCAGTTATCAGG GACGCCGACAAGAAAGGTTTATCTAGTATTTCTGAGGAGGTCAAGAAATTGGCGCAGAAAGCGAGAGAGAACACTTTAAAACCAGAAGATTATGAG GGAGGCACTTTTACTGTGTCCAACTTGGGAGGTCCATTTGGCATCAAACAATTTTGTGCCATTATCAACCCTCCACAGTCGGGCATTCTTGCTGTTGGCTCTG CCGAGAAGAGGGTCATACCAGGATCAGGCGCTGAAGAATTCAAGTTTGCTTCCTTCATGTCTGTCACGTTGAGCTGTGATCATCGCGTTATTGATG GGGCAATTGGTGCGGAATGGCTCAAAGCCTTCAAGGGCTACATCGAGAATCCTGAATCAATGTTGCTATAG
- the LOC111789330 gene encoding telomere repeat-binding factor 4-like has protein sequence MGNQKQKWTQEEEEALLAGVQKHGPGKWKNILKDPEFAPFLTHRSNIDLKDKWRNLSVSTASQGSKEKSRTPKAKAIVAASVSNNQNSALTKFNASADAAGEDPPNSAPQDGKNVPRYHTMIFEALSTIKDSNGCDIGTIVNFIEQRHEVPQNFRRQLSSKLRRLVSQGKLEKIQNCYKVKKDNSLAVKTPTPKQKDVRQRMSQYTMGGLMPSGETVEDAAKAAAYKVADAENKSFLAAEAVKEAERIAKMAEDTDSMLQIIKEMYEKCSRGEIVLLA, from the exons ATGGGAAACCAGAAGCAGAAGTGGACgcaggaggaggaagaggcaCTTTTGGCTGGCGTACAGAAGCACGGTCCAGGGAAGTGGAAGAACATTCTCAAGGATCCTGAATTCGCTCCGTTTCTCACTCATCGCTCTAACATTGACCTCAAG GATAAATGGCGTAATTTGAGTGTCAGTACTGCTTCACAAGGCTCAAAAGAGAAGTCCAGGACTCCCAAAGCTAAAGCTATTGTTGCTGCCTCAGTTTCTAACAACCAAAACTCTGCTCTTACTAAGTTTAATGCATCTGCTGATGCTGCAGGAGAAGATCCACCAAACAGCGCCCCACAGGATGGGAAAAATGTCCCAAG GTATCATACAATGATTTTTGAAGCTCTTTCAACCATAAAAGATTCAAATGGATGCGACATAGGTACAATTGTTAACTTTATTGAG CAAAGGCATGAGGTGCCACAAAACTTTAGAAGGCAATTGAGCTCAAAGTTGAGGAGGCTTGTTTCACAAGGAAAGCTAGAAAAG ATTCAGAATTGCTACAAGGTAAAGAAAGACAATTCACTGGCAGTTAAAACTCCTACACCCAAACAAAAGGATGTCAGGCAACGAATGTCGCAATATACTATGGGAGGGTTGATGCCATCAGGGGAGACGGTGGAAGACGCGGCGAAAGCAGCTGCCTACAAAGTTGCTGATGCAGAGAACAAATCTTTCTTAGCTGCGGAAGCTGTGAAGGAGGCAGAGAGAATAGCAAAGATGGCTGAAGATACAGATTCTATGCTACAGATTATAAAAGAGATGTATGAAAAAT GTTCTCGTGGGGAAATTGTTCTCTTGGCTTAG
- the LOC111789328 gene encoding dihydrolipoyllysine-residue acetyltransferase component 2 of pyruvate dehydrogenase complex, mitochondrial-like isoform X2 yields the protein MGYASQIVNHSKKLRGAPKLLRQASAVRWFSEDLQSSIVKKDEIWKIQGRGYQSSQKGAIRNLVNFNNRPHFLQCNRGVSMTTTSIGNPFSGSLTKSKRGFSSGSGLPPHQEIGMPSLSPTMTEGNIARWLKKEGDKLSPGEVLCEVETDKATVEMECMEEGYLAKIIHGDGAKEIKVGEVIAVTVEDEEDIAKFKDYEPTSSSSGAGAAAAESSAPSSPKKEAVEEPVRSPEPKTVKQGPASDGERIFASPLARKLAEDNNVPISSVKGTGPDGSIVKADIEDYLASRGKESTTAPKAKDAAGAPLDYSDVPHTQIRKVTASRLLFSKQTIPHYYLSVDACVDRLMDLRNQLNALQEASGGKRLSVNDLVIKAAALALRKVPQCNSSWTDNYIRQYHNVNINVAVQTDNGLYVPVIRDADKKGLSSISEEVKKLAQKARENTLKPEDYEGGTFTVSNLGGPFGIKQFCAIINPPQSGILAVGSAEKRVIPGSGAEEFKFASFMSVTLSCDHRVIDGAIGAEWLKAFKGYIENPESMLL from the exons ATGGGTTATGCATCGCAAATTGTCAACCATTCGAAAAAG TTAAGAGGTGCTCCAAAGTTACTTCGGCAAGCAAGTGCCGTTCGCTGGTTTTCAGAGGATTTGCAGTCCTCTATTGTCAAAAAAGATG AAATTTGGAAGATCCAGGGCCGCGGTTACCAGTCTTCCCAAAAAGGGGCAATTAGGAACCTTGTCAACTTTAACAAC AGACCGCACTTTCTCCAATGTAATAGAGGTGTTTCAATGACGACAACCAGTATTGGGAATCCTTTTTCTGG TTCACTGACAAAATCAAAGAGAGGTTTTTCCTCTGGCTCAG GTCTTCCCCCACATCAAGAGATTGGAATGCCTTCGCTTTCCCCTACGATGACAGAG GGCAACATTGCAAGGTGGTTGAAAAAAGAGGGAGATAAACTTTCTCCTGGGGAAGTGCTTTGTGAAGTTGAAACA GATAAAGCAACAGTGGAAATGGAATGCATGGAGGAAGGTTATCTTGCTAAGATAATTCATGGAGACGGAGCAAAGGAAATTAAAGTTGGCGAG GTAATTGCCGTTActgttgaagatgaagaggatATAGCGAAGTTTAAAGATTATGAACCCACTTCATCAAGTTCTGGTGCTGGTGCTGCAGCTGCTGAGTCATCTGCCCCTAGCTCACCCAAGAAAGAAGCAGTTGAGGAACCAGTTCGTTCACCCGAGCCAAAGACTGTTAAGCAGGGCCCTGCTTCTGATGGAGAGCGTATTTTTGCTAGTCCTCTGGCGAGAAAATTAGCAGAAGATAACAAT GTACCCATTTCAAGTGTCAAAGGAACAGGTCCTGATGGGAGCATTGTAAAGGCTGACATAGAAGATTACTTGG CTTCACGTGGTAAGGAATCAACCACAGCCCCCAAAGCCAAGGATGCAGCAGGTGCACCATTGGATTACAGTGATGTCCCACATACTCAAATAAGAAAG GTTACAGCATCACGATTACTGTTCTCAAAGCAAACCATTcctcattattatttatccgTAGATGCATGCGTTGACAGGCTCATGGA TTTGAGAAACCAGCTAAATGCATTACAAGAAGCATCTGGTGGAAAGAGGTTATCTGTTAATGATCTTGTTATTAAG GCTGCTGCCTTGGCTCTTAGGAAAGTCCCTCAATGCAACAGTTCATGGACGGACAATTATATTAGACA GTATCACAACGTGAATATTAATGTTGCAGTGCAGACTGACAACGGACTCTATGTTCCAGTTATCAGG GACGCCGACAAGAAAGGTTTATCTAGTATTTCTGAGGAGGTCAAGAAATTGGCGCAGAAAGCGAGAGAGAACACTTTAAAACCAGAAGATTATGAG GGAGGCACTTTTACTGTGTCCAACTTGGGAGGTCCATTTGGCATCAAACAATTTTGTGCCATTATCAACCCTCCACAGTCGGGCATTCTTGCTGTTGGCTCTG CCGAGAAGAGGGTCATACCAGGATCAGGCGCTGAAGAATTCAAGTTTGCTTCCTTCATGTCTGTCACGTTGAGCTGTGATCATCGCGTTATTGATG GGGCAATTGGTGCGGAATGGCTCAAAGCCTTCAAGGGCTACATCGAGAATCCTGAATCAATGTTGCTATAG
- the LOC111789329 gene encoding eukaryotic initiation factor 4A-8-like, with protein MAGLAPEGSQFDARQFDSKMNELLSADGQDFFTSYDEVYDSFDSMGLQENLLRGIYAYGFEKPSAIQQRGIVPFCKGLDVIQQAQSGTGKTATFCSGILQQLDYGLVQCQALVLAPTRELAQQIEKVMRALGDYLGVKVHACVGGTSVREDQRILQAGVHVVVGTPGRVFDMLRRQSLRPDCIRMFVLDEADEMLSRGFKDQIYDIFQLLPSKIQVGVFSATMPPEALEITRKFMNKPVRILVKRDELTLEGIKQFYVNVDKEDWKLETLCDLYETLAITQSVIFVNTRRKVDWLTDKMRSRDHTVSATHGDMDQNTRDIIMREFRSGSSRVLITTDLLARGIDVQQVSLVINYDLPTQPENYLHRIGRSGRFGRKGVAINFVTNEDERMLFDIQKFYNVVIEELPANVADLL; from the exons ATGGCGGGTTTGGCTCCAGAAGGTTCTCAATTTGATGCACGTCAGTTTGACTCTAAGATGAATGAGTT ACTTTCAGCTGATGGACAAGATTTCTTCACCTCTTATGATGAAGTTTATGATAGTTTTGATTCTATGGGCCTGCAAGAAAACCTTCTCAGAGGCATCTATGCTTATG GTTTTGAGAAGCCTTCTGCAATTCAGCAAAGGGGAATAGTTCCTTTCTGCAAAGGGCTTGATGTGATCCAACAAGCGCAGTCTGGTACGGGAAAGACTGCAACTTTCTGCTCTGGCATTTTGCAGCAGCTTGATTATGGTCTCGTGCAATGCCAGGCTCTGGTCTTAGCACCCACTAGGGAACTTGCACAACAGATTGAGAAGGTTATGCGAGCCCTTGGTGATTATCTGGGAGTGAAGGTTCATGCTTGTGTTGGTGGGACAAGTGTTCGTGAGGACCAACGCATTCTTCAAGCTGGTGTTCATGTTGTTGTTGGTACTCCTGGTCGTGTGTTTGATATGTTGCGTAGACAGTCACTTCGTCCCGACTGCATTCGAATGTTTGTGTTGGATGAGGCTGATGAGATGCTTTCACGTGGATTCAAGGATCAG ATTTATGACATTTTCCAGCTGCTACCATCCAAGATTCAGGTTGGGGTCTTCTCTGCTACAATGCCACCTGAAGCTCTTGAGATCACCAGGAAGTTCATGAACAAGCCTGTAAGAATTCTCGTAAAGCGTGATGAGCTCACCTTGGAAGGTATCAAGCAGTTCTATGTCAATGTTGACAAGGAAGACTGGAAACTCGAGACCCTCTGTGATCTTTATGAGACTTTGGCCATCACCCAGAGTGTCATCTTTGTTAATACTCGTCGTAAAGTGGATTGGCTCACTGATAAGATGCGAAGCCGTGACCACACGGTTTCTGCTACCCATGGTGACATGGACCAGAACACCCGAGACATTATTATGCGTGAGTTCCGTTCAGGCTCTTCTAGAGTCCTCATTACTACCGATCTATTGGCCCGTGGTATTGATGTGCAGCAGGTTTCTCTAGTTATTAACTATGATCTGCCAACACAACCAGAGAATTACCTTCATCGTATAGGAAGAAGTGGACGTTTTGGAAGAAAGGGTGTTGCCATCAACTTTGTAACTAATGAGGACGAAAGAATGCTATTTGACATTCAGAAGTTTTACAACGTGGTAATTGAAGAGCTGCCAGCTAATGTTGCTGATCTCCTGTGA
- the LOC111787850 gene encoding casein kinase 1-like protein 2 produces MEPRVGNKFKLGRKIGSGSFGEIYLGTNIQTNEEVAIKLENVKTKHPQLLYESKLYKILQGGTGIPNVRWFGVEGDYNVLVIDLLGPSLEDLFNFCSRKLSLKTVLMLADQMINRVEFVHSKSFLHRDIKPDNFLMGLGRRANQVYAIDFGLAKKYRDTSTHQHIPYRENKNLTGTARYASMNTHLGIEQSRRDDLESLGFVLMYFLRGSLPWQGLKAGTKKQKYEKISEKKVATSIEALCRGYPTEFASYFHYCRSLRFDDKPAYSYLKRLFRDLFIREGFQFDYVFDWTILKYQQSQITAPPARAIAGAGPSSGLPMAVANADRHPGGEEGRPPPSGWVPADPLRRRNSGPVTGTGNLSKQKPPAVNGPAVAKEHILPNSNMLLRSSGSSRRAAIASSQDLAALGCETDPSRPPIPDPSSAALHKISSARHSPVVSADQNRNASGRNVSNIRNFESTLRGIESLHFSGGDEKVKY; encoded by the exons GAAAATGTGAAGACGAAGCATCCACAGCTGCTGTATGAATCAAAACTATACAAAATACTACAAGGAGGAA CTGGAATTCCAAACGTGAGGTGGTTTGGTGTTGAGGGGGACTATAATGTTCTTGTTATTGATTTGTTGGGTCCTAGCCTCGAAGATTTGTTTAACTTCTGCAGCAGAAAATTGTCTCTTAAGACCGTTCTTATGCTTGCTGATCAGATG ATCAATCGGGTTGAGTTCGTCCACTCCAAGTCCTTTTTACATCGAGATATCAAACCTGATAATTTTCTTATGGGCTTAGGAAGACGTGCCAATCag GTCTATGCTATTGACTTTGGTTTGGCTAAAAAGTACAGAGACACTTCAACTCATCAGCACATTCCATACAG agaaaacaagaatttgaCAGGAACAGCGAGATATGCAAGCATGAATACCCATCTCGGCATTG AACAAAGCCGCagggatgatttagaatcacTTGGATTTGTtcttatgtattttttaaggGGCAG TCTTCCTTGGCAGGGACTCAAAGCAGGAACCAAGAAACAAAAGTACGAAAAGATTAGTGAAAAGAAAGTTGCCACATCTATTGAG GCCTTATGTCGTGGATACCCTACTGAATTTGCTTCATACTTCCATTATTGTCGATCGTTAAGGTTTGATGATAAGCCAGCCTATTCTTATCTAAAAAGACTCTTCCGTGATCTTTTCATTCGTGAAG GTTTTCAGTTCGATTATGTGTTTGATTGGACCATTTTAAAGTATCAGCAGTCCCAGATAACCGCCCCACCTGCTCGTGCTATT gctGGTGCTGGACCAAGCTCTGGACTACCTATGGCTGTGGCCAATGCTGATAGGCACCCTG GTGGAGAAGAAGGTCGACCACCTCCGAGTGGCTGGGTACCAGCAGACCCCCTGCGAAGGAGAAACTCTGGTCCAGTAACAGGCACTGGAAATTTATCAAAACAAAAGCCCCCAGCAGTAAATGGTCCAGCTGTTGCCAAGGAGCATATA CTACCAAATTCCAATATGTTGTTACGTTCAAGTGGATCATCAAGACGAGCTGCCATCGCTAGCAGTCAAGATTTAGCTGCGCTTGGATGTGAAACCGATCCATCTCGCCCTCCAATTCCAGATCCGAGTTCAGCAGCTCTACACAAAATTTCTAGTGCAAGGCATTCTCCTGTAGTATCAGCAGATCAGAACCGTAACGCCTCTGGCAGAAACGTATCAAACATCAGGAACTTTGAGTCAACTCTTAGGGGGATCGAAAGCCTCCATTTTAGTGGAGGAGATGAGAAGGTAAAATATTAG
- the LOC111788013 gene encoding probable protein phosphatase 2C 50: MMEEMPSSVSLTLSLGNPKSDTSGSPSHVEFTRLKLVTDKVNLFSASTADSGPISNGSCHGFSGIVDSITVSQPSDSSQGRDGFWGLLPTNGVSLTVDKEDATLSTMGDPDEMIDDGLFAIDGGSNLNVQEVVKIGDVSNGHVVAKAIILVESGKTPTSELIVATVSSDLEVSTSSELKVPAVVFQSKGGDGVHKGIRSVFERDCVPLWGSVSICGRRPEMEDAIAVVPCFSKVPIRMLVGNGMLNGMGQSLTHLNSHFFGVYDGHGGSQVADYCRERVHLALAEEIKGFKQNLNNGSNGENWEKDWERTFNNCFVRVDDEIEGKVGSFKPVAPETVGSTAVVALVCSSHIIVANCGDSRAVLCRGKEPMALSVDHKPNREDEYARIESSGGKVIQWNGHRVFGVLAMSRSIGDRYLKPWIIPDPEVMFVPRAKEDECLILASDGLWDVMTNEEVCKVARRRILLWHKKHGASSLTDRGMGVDPAAQAAADYLSMLALQKGSKDNISVIVVDLKAQRKFKTKS, translated from the exons ATGATGGAAGAGATGCcttcttctgtttctttgaCCCTTAGTTTAGGCAATCCAAAGTCTGATACATCAGGAAGTCCTAGCCATGTCGAATTTACGCGGCTAAAGTTGGTGACAGACAAGGTAAATTTGTTCTCTGCATCGACCGCTGACTCGGGTCCTATTAGTAATGGTAGTTGCCATGGTTTTAGTGGTATAGTCGATAGCATAACCGTGTCGCAACCAAGTGATAGTAGTCAAGGTCGAGACGGTTTTTGGGGCTTGTTGCCGACGAATGGCGTAAGTTTGACTGTCGATAAGGAAGATGCTACCTTATCTACTATGGGTGACCCTGATGAAATGATAGATGATGGGTTGTTTGCTATTGATGGTGGTTCTAATCTTAATGTACAAGAAGTTGTCAAGATTGGAGATGTCAGTAATGGTCATGTTGTTGCCAAGGCTATTATCTTGGTGGAATCAGGGAAGACTCCTACTAGTGAACTTATCGTGGCAACAGTAAGCTCCGATTTAGAAGTATCGACATCGTCAGAGCTAAAAGTCCCTGCGGTGGTTTTCCAATCGAAAGGGGGAGATGGTGTTCATAAAGGCATTCGGAGTGTCTTTGAGCGGGATTGTGTACCCCTTTGGGGGTCGGTATCGATTTGTGGTAGAAGACCAGAAATGGAGGATGCAATTGCTGTGGTTCCTTGTTTTTCTAAGGTTCCTATCAGAATGCTTGTGGGAAATGGAATGCTTAATGGAATGGGTCAAAGTTTAACACATCTGAACAGCCATTTTTTTGGTGTTTATGATGGACATGGCGGCTCTCAG GTTGCGGATTATTGTCGAGAGCGCGTACATTTAGCATTAGCTGAAGAGATTAAAGGGTTTAagcaaaatctaaataatggAAGCAATGGAGAAAACTGGGAGAAGGATTGGGAGAGAACCTTTAACAATTGCTTTGTTAGAGTGGATGATGAAATAGAAGGAAAAGTTGGTAGCTTCAAACCTGTTGCCCCGGAAACTGTTGGCTCTACTGCCGTTGTTGCCTTGGTCTGTTCATCACACATCATAGTTGCAAACTGTGGTGATTCTAGAGCTGTTCTATGCCGTGGCAAAGAACCGATGGCGCTATCGGTCGATCATAAA CCAAATCGTGAAGATGAATACGCTCGGATTGAATCGTCTGGAGGCAAGGTCATCCAGTGGAATGGACATCGTGTGTTCGGAGTTCTTGCAATGTCAAGATCCATTG GTGATAGATATTTGAAGCCATGGATCATTCCCGACCCGGAAGTCATGTTTGTTCCTCGAGCGAAAGAAGATGAATGTCTTATTTTAGCCAGTGATGGCCTGTGGGATGTGATGACAAATGAGGAAGTCTGCAAAGTGGCTCGAAGGCGGATTCTTCTTTGGCACAAAAAACACGGAGCTTCATCGCTCACGGATCGGGGCATGGGAGTTGACCCAGCTGCACAAGCTGCAGCAGATTACCTCTCAATGCTTGCTCTCCAAAAGGGAAGCAAAGACAACATCTCTGTGATTGTAGTAGACTTGAAAGCTCAAAGGAAGTTCAAGACCAAATCATGA